One genomic window of Bacillota bacterium includes the following:
- a CDS encoding ABC transporter permease translates to MRTFLAVAKREWTIFFRYPSWVVALLVWPVLAPSLAVFTARALAGPSGSGLAVFTQHAGTSDYAGFIMTGMILWMWLNMVLWVVGGSLRAEQQRGTLESNWMTPANRLAIVFGSGLTGTATTALTVVVGVVLFRVLWGVRVIPSPLLALVFLLSTVAIYGLGLVFSSMVLLLKQLNAMVFFVRGVFLVFCGMSYPLSVLPAWMRSVSRFLPLTYSIDLTRRVGLAGAGLAEVRSDLAILAVFALGLFAAGCLAFLSVDRTVRRNGTLGQY, encoded by the coding sequence ATGCGGACTTTCCTTGCAGTCGCGAAGCGCGAGTGGACCATTTTCTTCCGCTACCCTAGCTGGGTGGTCGCTCTCCTGGTCTGGCCCGTCCTCGCGCCGTCTCTCGCGGTCTTCACCGCGCGCGCCCTTGCCGGTCCAAGCGGGAGTGGGCTCGCGGTTTTTACCCAACACGCCGGAACATCTGATTACGCGGGGTTCATCATGACCGGCATGATCCTCTGGATGTGGCTGAACATGGTCCTCTGGGTTGTCGGCGGGAGCCTCAGGGCAGAACAGCAACGCGGGACCCTTGAATCCAACTGGATGACCCCTGCGAACAGGCTTGCCATTGTATTCGGATCAGGCCTCACCGGCACGGCCACAACAGCCCTGACTGTGGTTGTCGGAGTGGTCCTATTCAGGGTTCTCTGGGGAGTCCGTGTAATCCCAAGTCCCCTGCTCGCGCTGGTGTTTCTCCTCTCCACGGTGGCGATATACGGGCTCGGGCTGGTCTTCTCAAGCATGGTCCTGTTGCTCAAGCAGCTCAATGCCATGGTCTTCTTTGTCCGCGGGGTCTTCCTGGTCTTCTGCGGGATGTCATACCCGCTTTCGGTGCTTCCAGCCTGGATGAGGTCGGTGTCGAGGTTTCTTCCTCTCACCTACTCAATCGACCTTACACGCAGAGTAGGGCTGGCCGGGGCGGGGTTGGCAGAAGTCCGTTCCGACCTCGCGATCTTGGCCGTATTCGCCCTCGGACTCTTCGCCGCGGGATGTCTTGCGTTTCTTTCCGTGGACCGGACGGTCCGACGGAATGGGACACTCGGGCAGTACTGA